One Cololabis saira isolate AMF1-May2022 chromosome 18, fColSai1.1, whole genome shotgun sequence genomic region harbors:
- the LOC133418524 gene encoding uncharacterized protein LOC133418524: MTAQLQLFITLLLHFGAGISDGIVLHRRAGDDVVLPPDFDSHYPCSDVDWLLYNPYINFIVSNGSIVKTSPGADKISLSSNCSLIINNITAENAGLYNCRVRKTVGPTSMFLNVLTVSPYQPHGDPGRDEDVTLRCSLNKYLYGCEKNSIIWLDETGTVLVGEGDGFVSGGQESCVHYLIVKYQKGSKRRFTCRVVDGWRVKIESEYTLDFTDSSPIDTVLIIEWVFGGLMVVLVIIAMFPIIYRMKVKMNNPNNQTDVHLPCSSSEQG, from the exons ATGACAGCACaactgcagctcttcatcacCCTACTGCTTCACTTTGGAG caggaatcagtgatGGAATCGTTCTCCAtcgcagagctggagatgacgtCGTCTTACCGCCTGACTTTGATTCACATTACCCATGTTCTGATGTTGACTGGCTTCTTTACAATCCATATATAAATTTCATCGTTAGTAATGGAAGTATTGTGAAGACGTCGCCTGGAGCTGACAAGATCAGTTTGAGCAGTaactgctctctgatcatcaacaacatcactgctgaaAATGCTGGTCTTTACAACTGTAGGGTTAGAAAAACTGTTGGTCCCACATCTATGTTTCTGAATGTtttaacag TCTCTCCGTATCAACCACATGgggatccaggaagggatgaAGATGTGACATTACGCTGTTCTCTGAATAAATACCTTTATGGCTGTGAGaagaacagcatcatctggcTGGATGAGACAGGAACTGTGCTggttggtgaaggtgatgggtttgtgtctggaggacaggAGAGCTGTGTTCATTATCTGATTGTGAAATATCAGAAAggctccaagagaagattcacctgccgGGTTGTTGATGGATGGAGAGTGAAGATAGAGTctgaatacacgctggactttacag ATTCCAGTCCGATCGATACCGTATTGATAATTGAATGGGTGTTTGGGGGGCTGATGGTGGTTCTGGTCATCATCGCTATGTTTCCCATCATTTACAGGATGAAAGTTAAAATGAACAATCCCAATAATCAAACAG atgttcattTGCCATGCAGCAGTA GTGAACagggatga
- the LOC133464833 gene encoding uncharacterized protein LOC133464833 — protein MSFSRNCSLIINNITAEDAGQYICWTGYEYCSKSVYLSVLSVSPSPPDVDPGRDGDVTLHCSLVRHSHLGPCEQNSIIWVEETGTVLLGEGDGFVSGGQNNCVSDLMVKHQRGSKRRFTCQVVEGDRVKIDAEYTLDFTDSSLIDTSVIIGSAVGGVVVVLAVAVALLIVCGRKEDQQNETNVQQLMLHNDDPEINVTYAAVGGFNPNTSTKIVGESEPRHIVSPTYLGLLWGLSRWRNMASVLEDESENNMTYATVDHSGKTPAKINDESENNMTCASVHHSGKTSAKINVKEEEDVVIYSAVRIKTNQQ, from the exons ATGAGTTTTAGCAGAaactgctctctgatcatcaacaacatcactgctgaagatgctggtCAATACATCTGTTGGACTGGATATGAATACTGTTCCAAATCTGTGTATCTGAGTGTTTTATCAG tctctccatctccaccagatgtggatccaggaagggatggagatgtGACATTACACTGTTCTCTGGTGAGACACAGTCATTTGggtccctgtgagcagaacagcatcatctgggtggaGGAGACAGGAActgtgctgcttggtgaaggtgatgggtttgtgtctggaggacagaacaactgtgtttctgatctgatggtgaaacatcagagaggctccaagagaagattcacctgccaggttgttgaaggagacagagtgaagatagatgctgaatacacgctggactttacag ATTCCTCTCTGATCGACACCAGCGTGATCATCGGATCAGCAGTcgggggggtggtggtggttcTGGCTGTTGCTGTTGCTCTTCTCATCGTTTGCGGGAGGAAAGAAGATCAGCAGAATGAAACAA atgttcagcAGCTGATGCTCCACAAT GATGATCCAGAGATCAATGTTACCTATGCTGCTGTTGGGGGTTTTAATCCAAATACTTCCACTAAAATAGTGGGGGAGTCCGAGCCGCGACACATAGTCTCTCCAACTTACCTGGGTCTTCTCTGGGgtctttcccggtggagaaacATGGcatcggttttggag GATGAGTCAGAGAACAACATGACCTACGCCACTGTCGATCACTCTGGGAAGACTCCTGCTAAGATAAAT GATGAGTCGGAGAACAACATGACCTGCGCCTCTGTCCATCACTCTGGGAAGACTTCTGCTAAGATAAAC gtcaaggaggaaGAAGATGTGGTGATTTATTCTGCTGTGAGGATCAAAACTAACCAACAGTGA